In Streptomyces sp. NBC_01426, one genomic interval encodes:
- a CDS encoding cold-shock protein, which translates to MASGTVKWFNSEKGFGFIAQEGGGPDVFAHYSNISGSGYRELTEGQAVTFDVTQGQKGPQAENIVVA; encoded by the coding sequence ATGGCCAGTGGCACCGTGAAGTGGTTCAACTCGGAGAAGGGCTTCGGTTTCATCGCCCAGGAGGGTGGCGGTCCGGACGTGTTCGCCCACTACTCCAACATCTCGGGCTCGGGCTACCGGGAGCTCACCGAGGGGCAGGCCGTCACGTTCGACGTGACCCAGGGGCAGAAGGGGCCGCAGGCCGAGAACATCGTGGTCGCCTGA
- a CDS encoding M1 family metallopeptidase, whose product MSGQRTAASDPYFPANGDPRYRVHRYELALEYRPGPNRLAGTARLSAIAGRAPLAEFHLNLADFRIGRVLVNGRVPHFTHRGGKLRVRPAKPLAAGAAFTVEVHWAGNPKPVRSPWGGIGWEELTDGALVASQPVGAPSWYPCNDRPADKASYQISVNTPSAYTVVAGGRLLTRTTKASTTTWVYEQSAPTSSYLVGLAIGAYQTVLLGDPGLGGVPQTAHVPAHLLPRFSRDFARQPAMMRLFEDLFGPYPFGEYAVVVVDEELDVPVEAQGLSLFGANHVDGARGSERLVAHELAHQWFGNSVTIADWRHIWLNEGFAKYAEWLWSEHSGGRTAHALALGAHRLLSSQPQDLTPADPGRKLMFDDRLYQRGGLAVHAVRCALGDGAFFRMLRDWAAAHRHGVVTTAGFIGHVARYAAEPVDDLFATWLYDPALPPLPSPPLRPPVPARPGYPPANGEPARKGRGSA is encoded by the coding sequence ATGAGCGGCCAGAGAACAGCGGCATCGGACCCGTACTTTCCGGCCAATGGCGACCCTCGTTACCGTGTGCACCGCTACGAACTCGCTCTGGAGTACCGTCCCGGCCCCAACCGGCTGGCGGGGACGGCCCGACTCAGCGCGATCGCCGGGCGGGCACCCCTCGCCGAGTTCCACCTGAACCTGGCCGATTTCCGGATAGGCCGGGTGCTGGTGAACGGCCGGGTGCCGCATTTCACCCACCGCGGCGGAAAGCTGCGGGTCCGGCCCGCCAAGCCGCTCGCCGCCGGAGCCGCCTTCACGGTGGAGGTGCACTGGGCGGGCAATCCCAAGCCGGTCCGCAGCCCCTGGGGCGGCATCGGCTGGGAGGAGCTGACGGACGGCGCCCTGGTGGCCAGCCAGCCGGTCGGCGCCCCCTCCTGGTACCCGTGCAACGACAGGCCGGCGGACAAGGCCTCGTACCAGATCTCGGTCAACACCCCGTCCGCCTACACGGTGGTGGCCGGCGGCCGGTTGCTCACCCGCACGACGAAGGCCAGCACCACCACCTGGGTGTACGAACAGTCCGCGCCGACCTCCAGCTATCTGGTGGGCCTGGCCATCGGCGCGTACCAGACGGTGCTGCTCGGCGACCCCGGTCTCGGCGGGGTGCCGCAGACCGCCCACGTGCCGGCCCACCTGCTGCCGCGCTTCTCCCGCGACTTCGCCCGGCAGCCCGCCATGATGCGGTTGTTCGAGGACCTGTTCGGCCCCTACCCGTTCGGCGAGTACGCGGTCGTGGTGGTCGACGAGGAACTGGACGTGCCGGTGGAGGCGCAGGGGTTGTCGCTCTTCGGCGCCAACCACGTGGACGGCGCTCGTGGTTCGGAGCGGCTCGTCGCCCACGAGCTCGCGCACCAGTGGTTCGGCAACAGCGTGACCATCGCCGACTGGCGGCACATCTGGCTGAACGAGGGCTTCGCGAAGTACGCGGAATGGCTCTGGTCGGAGCACTCCGGCGGCCGCACCGCGCACGCGCTGGCCCTCGGCGCGCACCGACTGCTGTCGTCGCAGCCGCAGGACCTCACGCCGGCGGATCCCGGTCGCAAGCTGATGTTCGACGACCGGCTGTACCAGCGCGGGGGTCTCGCCGTGCACGCGGTCCGCTGCGCCTTGGGCGACGGCGCGTTCTTCCGGATGTTGCGCGACTGGGCCGCGGCGCACCGCCACGGCGTGGTGACCACCGCGGGCTTCATCGGTCATGTGGCCCGCTACGCGGCCGAACCCGTCGACGACCTGTTCGCGACCTGGTTGTACGACCCGGCGCTCCCGCCGCTGCCCTCGCCTCCGCTGCGGCCGCCGGTACCGGCGCGCCCCGGCTATCCGCCGGCGAACGGCGAGCCCGCCCGCAAGGGTCGCGGCTCCGCCTGA
- a CDS encoding Pls/PosA family non-ribosomal peptide synthetase, producing MAATPERGELTLLDDEGGQVDQGAAGADRADHGTEGSHGPAESPRAGSAQPGGPGRSDESGKGALFSAGAAAAPRTLVDVFDATVRAHPDELALDDGSARLTYRALASEVERRRRALAAAGVGRGDRVGVRVPSGTNELYVSVLAVLAAGAAYVPVDAEDPDERAELVFAEAGVRAVLGAGERVEVTGFPESPAGGSRESAARPGPEHDAWIIFTSGSTGKPKGVAVSHRSAAAFVDAEAALFLAEEPIGPGDRVMAGLSVAFDASCEEMWLAWRHGACLVPVPRSQVRSGADLGPWLLEQDITVVSTVPTLAALWEPDTLADVRLLIFGGEACPPELTQRLVTEGREVWNTYGPTEATVVACASLLTGEEPIRIGLPLNGWELAVVDESGEPVPMGGSGQLVIGGVGLARYLDPAKDAEKYAPLESLGWRRAYRSGDLVRAEPEGLVFLGRGDEQIKLGGRRIELGEVDAALQALPGVAGAACAVRTARGGNQLLVGYLVTQEGWDHAAAVERLRAELPAALVPRLAPVADLPTRTSGKVDRAALPWPLPDTETGGPVEQLYGTEAWLAEQWGETLGVTVAGAGDDFFAIGGNSLAAARLTTRLRTRYPRAAVLDIYQQPTLRKLARRLEKSVRDEEASRVVAPVPLRSQVAQSLLLLPLFTLVGLRWTVALLALGNVLHLFGPYPWAPTASWWLVAAGAALLFSPPGRLAIAAGGARLLLRGVKAGRHPRGGSVHLRLWTAERLAECAGATSLTGSWLERYARALGAKIGPEVDLHSLPPVTGMLKLGRGCAVESEVDLSGHWLDGDRLVIGPVKVGAGAVVGTRSLLFPGARVGKRAEVAPGSAVAGQVPTGQRWAGAPAVKLGKAKRNWPRERPPRALRWRAAYGAAGFGLTILPVLAALPALLVVGRFVPADAGLGDALRGALLAVVPGALAFGAAYALLLLVSVRLLSLGLRTGTHPTHGRIGWQAWTVTQLMDLSRETLFPLYAGLITPVWLRLLGMRIGRGAEVSTVLALPSLTTVGEGAFLADDTLTAPYELGGGWMRIGHSEIGRRAFLGNSGMTAPGRTVPDGGLVGVLSATPKKAKKGSSYLGLPPVRLPRSTAAADQSLTYDPPARLLWARGLVELCRLVPVFCSAALAVLTVAALCALGTADGPGIAGAALLSGLVLLAAGAAACAVTVSAKWLLVGRHRAGEHPLWSGFVWRNELADTFVEVLAVPWLAGSVPGTPVLALWLRALGARIGRGVWCESYWLPETDLVVLGDAVSVNRGCVLQTHLFHDRILRTDTVVLREGSTLGPGGIVLPGSTVGAHSTLGPASLVMAGESVPADTRWLGNPIEAWRA from the coding sequence ATGGCAGCCACACCTGAACGCGGTGAACTGACTCTGCTCGACGACGAGGGCGGGCAGGTCGACCAAGGCGCCGCCGGCGCGGACCGAGCCGACCACGGAACCGAGGGTTCCCACGGGCCCGCGGAGAGCCCGCGGGCCGGCTCCGCGCAGCCCGGCGGCCCCGGGCGGTCCGACGAGTCCGGGAAGGGTGCCCTCTTCTCCGCCGGGGCCGCAGCCGCGCCGCGCACCCTCGTCGACGTCTTCGACGCCACCGTGCGCGCGCACCCCGACGAGCTCGCCCTGGATGACGGCTCCGCCCGCCTCACCTACCGGGCGCTGGCCTCGGAGGTCGAGCGTCGCAGGCGGGCCCTCGCGGCCGCCGGGGTGGGGCGCGGCGACCGGGTCGGCGTACGCGTGCCGTCCGGGACCAACGAGCTGTACGTGTCCGTGCTCGCCGTGCTCGCCGCCGGCGCCGCCTATGTGCCGGTCGACGCCGAGGACCCGGACGAGCGGGCCGAGCTGGTCTTCGCCGAGGCCGGGGTGCGGGCCGTACTGGGCGCCGGGGAACGCGTCGAGGTCACCGGGTTCCCGGAGTCGCCCGCGGGAGGCTCGCGGGAGTCCGCCGCACGTCCCGGACCGGAGCACGACGCCTGGATCATCTTCACCTCCGGTTCCACCGGCAAGCCCAAGGGCGTCGCCGTCAGCCACCGCAGCGCCGCCGCGTTCGTCGACGCGGAGGCCGCGCTCTTCCTCGCCGAGGAGCCGATCGGGCCCGGCGACCGGGTCATGGCCGGGCTGTCCGTGGCCTTCGACGCGTCCTGCGAGGAGATGTGGCTGGCCTGGCGCCACGGCGCCTGCCTGGTGCCCGTCCCCCGCTCCCAGGTGCGCAGCGGCGCCGACCTCGGCCCGTGGCTGTTGGAACAGGACATCACCGTGGTGTCCACGGTCCCCACCCTGGCCGCGCTGTGGGAGCCCGACACCCTCGCCGACGTCCGGTTGCTGATCTTCGGCGGGGAGGCGTGCCCGCCCGAGCTGACCCAGCGCCTGGTCACCGAGGGCCGAGAGGTGTGGAACACGTACGGCCCCACCGAGGCCACCGTCGTGGCCTGCGCCTCGCTCCTGACCGGTGAGGAGCCGATCCGGATCGGCCTCCCGCTGAACGGCTGGGAACTGGCCGTGGTCGACGAGTCCGGCGAGCCGGTGCCGATGGGCGGCAGTGGACAGCTCGTCATCGGCGGTGTCGGACTGGCCCGCTACCTGGACCCGGCGAAGGACGCCGAGAAGTACGCCCCGCTGGAGTCCCTCGGCTGGCGGCGCGCCTACCGCAGCGGCGACCTCGTCCGTGCGGAACCGGAGGGGCTGGTCTTCCTCGGGCGCGGCGACGAACAGATCAAGCTGGGCGGCCGCCGGATCGAGCTGGGCGAGGTGGACGCCGCGCTCCAGGCCCTGCCCGGTGTCGCCGGCGCGGCCTGCGCGGTCCGCACGGCGCGCGGTGGCAACCAACTCCTGGTCGGCTATCTGGTCACCCAGGAGGGCTGGGACCACGCGGCGGCCGTCGAGCGGTTGCGCGCCGAGTTGCCCGCGGCCCTGGTGCCGCGGCTCGCGCCCGTCGCGGACCTGCCGACGCGCACCTCCGGCAAGGTGGACCGGGCCGCGCTGCCCTGGCCGCTCCCCGACACGGAGACGGGCGGGCCCGTCGAGCAGTTGTACGGCACCGAGGCCTGGCTCGCCGAGCAGTGGGGCGAGACCCTGGGGGTGACCGTCGCCGGGGCCGGCGACGACTTCTTCGCGATCGGCGGCAACAGCCTGGCCGCCGCCCGGCTCACCACGCGCCTGCGCACCCGCTATCCGCGCGCGGCCGTCCTCGACATCTACCAGCAGCCCACCCTGCGCAAGCTGGCCCGCCGGTTGGAGAAGTCGGTACGGGACGAGGAGGCCTCCCGGGTCGTCGCCCCGGTTCCGCTGCGCTCCCAGGTGGCGCAGTCGCTGCTGCTGCTCCCGCTGTTCACGCTGGTCGGTCTGCGCTGGACGGTGGCGCTCCTGGCCCTGGGCAACGTGCTGCACCTGTTCGGTCCCTATCCGTGGGCGCCCACCGCCTCGTGGTGGCTGGTCGCCGCCGGCGCGGCGCTGTTGTTCAGCCCGCCGGGCCGGCTGGCGATCGCGGCCGGCGGCGCTCGCCTGCTGTTGCGCGGGGTGAAGGCGGGGCGTCATCCGCGCGGGGGAAGCGTGCACCTGAGGCTGTGGACGGCCGAGCGGCTCGCCGAGTGCGCGGGCGCGACCTCGCTCACCGGTTCCTGGTTGGAGCGTTATGCGCGGGCCCTCGGCGCCAAGATCGGGCCGGAGGTGGACCTGCACTCGCTGCCGCCGGTGACGGGCATGCTCAAGCTCGGCCGCGGCTGCGCCGTGGAGTCCGAGGTGGACCTGAGCGGGCACTGGTTGGACGGGGACCGGCTGGTGATCGGCCCGGTGAAGGTCGGCGCGGGTGCGGTGGTCGGCACCCGCAGCCTGCTCTTCCCCGGTGCGCGGGTCGGCAAGCGGGCCGAGGTGGCTCCGGGTTCCGCCGTGGCCGGGCAGGTGCCGACCGGGCAGCGCTGGGCCGGGGCTCCCGCCGTCAAGCTCGGCAAGGCCAAGCGCAACTGGCCCCGGGAACGCCCGCCGCGCGCGCTGCGGTGGCGGGCCGCCTACGGGGCGGCCGGCTTCGGCCTCACGATCCTGCCGGTGCTCGCCGCCCTGCCCGCCCTGCTCGTGGTGGGCCGGTTCGTGCCGGCCGACGCCGGGCTCGGCGACGCGCTGCGGGGCGCCCTGCTCGCCGTGGTCCCCGGCGCCCTCGCGTTCGGGGCGGCGTACGCGCTGCTGCTGCTGGTGTCCGTACGGCTGCTCAGCCTGGGTCTGCGGACGGGCACGCATCCGACGCACGGCAGGATCGGCTGGCAGGCGTGGACGGTCACCCAGCTGATGGACCTGTCCCGGGAGACCCTGTTCCCGCTGTACGCGGGGCTGATCACTCCGGTGTGGCTGAGGCTGCTGGGCATGCGGATCGGCCGGGGCGCGGAGGTCTCCACGGTGCTCGCGCTGCCGAGTCTCACCACCGTCGGCGAGGGTGCCTTCCTCGCCGACGACACCCTGACCGCCCCGTACGAACTGGGCGGCGGCTGGATGCGGATCGGGCACTCCGAGATCGGCCGGCGGGCGTTCCTCGGCAATTCCGGCATGACCGCGCCGGGCCGCACGGTGCCGGACGGCGGGCTGGTCGGGGTGTTGTCGGCGACTCCGAAGAAGGCCAAGAAGGGCAGCTCGTACCTGGGTCTGCCGCCGGTCAGGCTGCCCCGGTCGACCGCGGCCGCCGACCAGAGCCTGACCTACGATCCGCCCGCGCGGCTGCTGTGGGCGCGGGGCCTGGTGGAGCTGTGCCGGCTCGTCCCGGTGTTCTGCTCGGCGGCCCTGGCCGTGCTGACGGTGGCGGCGCTCTGCGCACTGGGCACGGCGGACGGTCCGGGGATCGCGGGCGCGGCGCTGCTGTCCGGGCTGGTCCTGCTCGCGGCCGGTGCGGCCGCGTGCGCAGTCACCGTGTCGGCGAAGTGGCTGCTGGTGGGGAGGCACCGGGCGGGAGAGCACCCGTTGTGGAGCGGCTTCGTGTGGCGCAACGAGCTGGCCGACACCTTCGTCGAGGTGCTGGCCGTGCCGTGGTTGGCCGGATCCGTGCCCGGTACGCCGGTGCTGGCCCTGTGGTTGCGCGCGCTCGGGGCCCGGATCGGCCGGGGCGTGTGGTGCGAGAGCTACTGGTTGCCCGAGACGGACCTGGTGGTGCTGGGCGACGCGGTCAGTGTGAACCGCGGCTGCGTGTTGCAGACGCACCTCTTCCACGACCGGATCTTGAGGACGGATACTGTGGTCCTCCGTGAGGGCTCCACCCTGGGGCCGGGCGGCATCGTCCTGCCCGGGAGTACGGTCGGTGCCCACAGCACACTGGGTCCCGCCTCTCTCGTGATGGCCGGGGAATCCGTCCCCGCCGACACCCGTTGGCTGGGCAACCCGATCGAGGCGTGGCGGGCCTGA
- a CDS encoding ArsR/SmtB family transcription factor: MNDVPAGRPADAPDPAARLASLAAALADETRAAICMALLEGRAWTAGELARITSVAPSTISGHLSRLLDAGICVTERQGRHRYVRIAGAATARLVDELASHAIPDRDAAHAVPVVSAPDPLARARTCYDHFAGRLGMAVTDAMGERGLLRTEGAFELTEAGREWCGRAGVDLAREGRRPPASSCLDWTERRRHLGGLAGARLCARALDEGWVMRPPGGGRGLLVTEEGERVLGELLGITPDAWA; this comes from the coding sequence ATGAACGACGTACCGGCCGGAAGGCCCGCCGACGCCCCCGATCCCGCGGCTCGCCTGGCCTCCCTCGCCGCGGCGCTGGCCGACGAGACCCGGGCCGCCATCTGCATGGCCCTCCTCGAAGGGCGTGCCTGGACCGCCGGCGAACTGGCCCGGATCACCTCGGTCGCGCCGTCCACGATCAGCGGCCACCTGTCCCGGCTGCTCGACGCGGGGATCTGCGTCACCGAGCGCCAAGGGCGCCACCGGTACGTGCGGATCGCCGGCGCGGCGACGGCCCGCCTGGTGGACGAACTCGCCTCCCACGCCATCCCCGATCGGGATGCCGCGCACGCCGTGCCCGTCGTGTCCGCGCCCGACCCGCTGGCCCGGGCCCGGACCTGCTACGACCACTTCGCCGGGCGCCTCGGGATGGCGGTCACCGACGCCATGGGGGAGCGGGGGCTGCTGCGGACCGAGGGGGCGTTCGAGCTGACCGAGGCGGGGCGCGAGTGGTGCGGGCGGGCCGGCGTGGACCTCGCCCGGGAAGGGCGCCGACCGCCGGCGAGTTCCTGCCTGGACTGGACCGAGCGGCGGCGCCACCTGGGCGGCCTCGCCGGGGCGCGACTGTGTGCGCGGGCGCTGGACGAGGGCTGGGTGATGAGGCCTCCCGGCGGCGGTCGGGGCCTCCTGGTGACCGAGGAGGGGGAGCGGGTGCTCGGGGAGCTGCTGGGGATCACCCCGGACGCCTGGGCCTGA
- a CDS encoding ABC transporter permease, translated as MTAYAPAPPPAPALPTASAVESPARFRDLVASEWIKTRSLRSTWWALALTLVFVIGSAAAAALAEVGNLEDSGPNPTGTRDFLSFVAYPPAGYWPLMVVAAALGALTVVSEYGSGLIQTTTVAVPARGAVVVAKAVVTTALWSVVGAVVSTGSFLVSQAVLDGRHAGVPFTHPGVARALVASALLAPVCALVGLGIGALIRHGVATMVVGVFTLLMLPPVFSQSERWSAAVHHAMPSSAWRRLVQSWEPDSSSLDHAATVAGSWTVYVLWPLIAVVLAVVVVRRRDV; from the coding sequence ATGACCGCGTACGCCCCCGCGCCCCCACCTGCCCCGGCGCTCCCGACCGCGTCCGCTGTCGAGTCGCCCGCCCGATTCCGTGATCTGGTCGCCTCCGAGTGGATCAAGACGCGGTCGCTGCGGTCGACCTGGTGGGCGCTCGCCCTCACCCTCGTGTTCGTCATCGGGTCCGCCGCGGCGGCGGCCCTGGCGGAGGTCGGCAACCTCGAAGACTCCGGCCCGAATCCCACCGGGACCCGCGACTTCCTCTCCTTCGTCGCCTATCCACCCGCGGGCTACTGGCCGTTGATGGTGGTGGCGGCCGCCCTCGGCGCCCTCACCGTCGTGAGCGAGTACGGAAGCGGACTGATCCAAACGACCACCGTGGCCGTGCCCGCCCGCGGTGCGGTCGTGGTGGCCAAGGCGGTCGTCACGACCGCGCTGTGGAGCGTGGTCGGCGCGGTCGTCTCCACCGGTTCGTTCCTGGTGTCCCAGGCCGTCCTGGACGGGCGGCATGCCGGGGTCCCGTTCACCCATCCCGGCGTGGCCCGGGCGCTGGTCGCGTCCGCCTTGTTGGCCCCGGTCTGCGCGCTGGTCGGGCTGGGGATCGGTGCGCTGATCCGGCACGGTGTCGCCACCATGGTCGTCGGCGTCTTCACGCTGCTGATGCTGCCGCCGGTCTTCTCGCAGAGCGAGCGCTGGTCCGCGGCCGTCCACCACGCGATGCCCTCCAGCGCCTGGCGGCGCCTGGTCCAGAGCTGGGAGCCGGACTCCTCGTCCCTGGACCACGCCGCGACCGTCGCCGGATCGTGGACCGTGTACGTGCTCTGGCCGCTGATCGCGGTCGTGCTCGCGGTGGTCGTCGTACGGCGCCGCGACGTCTGA
- a CDS encoding ATP-binding cassette domain-containing protein, whose product MIEVNELSKHYGGRTAVDHLSFTVRPGRVTGFLGPNGSGKSTTLRMILGLDSPDGGTATVGGVPFRRHARGLRHVGALLDAGQVHGGRSAAAHLSALARSNGIASRRVDEVLREVGLAGAATRRVGGFSLGMKQRLGIAAALLGDPPVLMFDEPINGMDPEGVLWARRLFRRLAAEGRTVFLSSHLMSEMEHTADELVVIGRGRLIAAESLREFAARSARLGVVVGTPQAAELTAVLAAAGADVGPEGSAGTERIAVTGLPADRIGALACEHRIPLTELTTRTASLEQAFMELTADSVEYPGGTS is encoded by the coding sequence GTGATCGAAGTCAACGAACTCTCCAAGCACTACGGCGGCAGGACGGCCGTCGACCACCTGTCCTTCACCGTGCGGCCGGGCCGCGTCACCGGCTTCCTCGGGCCCAACGGCTCGGGCAAGAGCACCACCTTGCGGATGATCCTGGGCCTGGACTCGCCCGACGGTGGCACCGCCACCGTCGGTGGTGTCCCCTTCCGGCGTCACGCTCGGGGGCTGCGCCATGTCGGGGCCCTCCTCGATGCCGGTCAGGTCCACGGCGGACGCAGCGCGGCGGCCCATCTGTCCGCCCTGGCCCGGAGCAACGGCATCGCGTCGAGGCGGGTGGACGAGGTGCTGCGGGAGGTGGGGTTGGCCGGGGCCGCGACGCGCCGCGTCGGCGGGTTCTCGCTGGGCATGAAGCAGCGGCTCGGCATCGCCGCCGCCCTGCTCGGCGATCCGCCCGTGTTGATGTTCGACGAGCCGATCAACGGCATGGACCCGGAGGGCGTGCTCTGGGCACGCCGTCTGTTTCGGCGACTCGCGGCCGAGGGGCGCACGGTCTTCCTCTCCAGCCACCTGATGTCGGAGATGGAGCACACCGCGGACGAACTCGTCGTCATCGGCCGGGGCCGGCTCATCGCCGCCGAATCGCTCCGGGAGTTCGCGGCGCGCAGCGCCCGTCTCGGCGTCGTGGTGGGCACACCGCAGGCCGCGGAGCTGACGGCGGTGCTGGCCGCGGCGGGAGCCGACGTCGGGCCGGAGGGTTCGGCGGGCACCGAGCGGATCGCCGTGACCGGGTTGCCGGCCGACCGGATCGGAGCGCTCGCCTGCGAACACCGCATCCCGCTGACCGAGTTGACCACCCGTACCGCCTCCCTGGAGCAGGCGTTCATGGAACTCACCGCCGACAGCGTCGAATACCCGGGAGGAACGTCCTGA
- a CDS encoding DMT family transporter, with product MKSRPSVLSPAVLTVGAVSFTVFAWASAFVSIRSAGAAYSPGALALGRLLAASLVLVTLLLIRRQGLPPRGARRGILVSGLVWFCGYTIALNWGERLVDAGTASLLVNTGPILMALLAARLLGEALPPRLLAGMAVSFVGAVVVGLSMSSGGDGSTSVLGVALCLLAAVAYATGVVAQKPALSFGTPLQITAYSCLIGAVACLPFAGQLATELPEAPLSATLNMIYLGVVPTALAFIAWTYALARMPAGKLGSTTYAVPAVVVLLSWVFLGEVPAWLTLLGGVLCLAGVGVARSRPRAATPTETEVRAAA from the coding sequence ATGAAGTCCCGTCCGAGTGTGCTCTCGCCCGCAGTCCTGACCGTCGGCGCCGTCTCCTTCACGGTGTTCGCCTGGGCCTCCGCCTTCGTGTCCATCCGCAGCGCCGGCGCCGCCTACTCGCCCGGGGCCCTGGCCCTCGGCAGGCTGCTGGCCGCCTCCCTGGTGCTCGTCACCCTGCTCCTGATCCGGCGACAAGGGCTGCCCCCGCGCGGAGCCCGGCGCGGCATCCTGGTGTCCGGACTCGTGTGGTTCTGCGGCTACACCATCGCGCTGAACTGGGGCGAACGGCTCGTCGACGCGGGTACGGCCTCCCTGCTGGTGAACACCGGCCCCATCCTGATGGCCCTGCTCGCCGCCCGACTCCTGGGCGAGGCGCTGCCGCCGCGCCTGCTGGCCGGCATGGCCGTGTCCTTCGTCGGCGCGGTGGTCGTCGGACTCTCCATGTCGTCCGGCGGCGACGGATCCACCTCGGTCCTCGGGGTCGCGCTGTGCCTGCTGGCCGCCGTGGCCTACGCGACCGGTGTGGTCGCGCAGAAGCCCGCGCTCTCCTTCGGGACCCCGCTCCAGATCACCGCGTACAGCTGCCTGATCGGCGCCGTGGCCTGCCTGCCCTTCGCCGGTCAACTCGCGACGGAACTGCCCGAGGCGCCACTGTCCGCGACGCTCAACATGATCTACCTGGGCGTGGTGCCGACCGCGCTCGCCTTCATCGCGTGGACGTACGCCCTGGCCCGGATGCCGGCCGGAAAGCTGGGCTCCACGACCTACGCCGTTCCGGCCGTCGTGGTCCTGCTGAGCTGGGTGTTCCTGGGCGAGGTCCCCGCATGGCTGACCCTGCTCGGCGGAGTGCTGTGCCTGGCCGGCGTGGGGGTGGCCCGGAGCCGTCCCCGCGCCGCGACGCCCACCGAGACCGAGGTGCGCGCCGCGGCGTAG
- a CDS encoding sensor histidine kinase yields the protein MTTTKAMAWVGGVLYVLVPGLLVGSAPRASGAFHAIGSLLAASLLVGVVRRSPVVALAMTCLGATAAVVLPDSSRTVQEGSFQGEFLSFLATDLVLGLIVATRGRHVSITAATGTFLVQLLVIGGFSNGNTLAVNGAIALLALLASCMAGLLVRERREHATALRSQEVAEAVTAERLRIARELHDMVAHSIGIIAIQAGVGSRVIRTQPEEAAEALRAVETTSRETLSGLRRTLVALRRTDPGAAGSGPTPLGPAPGLDDLDRLAEATADAGVRVDLRRTGLRRPLPTDIDLSAYRIVQEALTNVVRHAGTGQCRVSIDHGEEELSVEVVDDGRGATATGPGHGFGIVGMRERVALLHGRLSVGPRPEGGFRVAARLPLPEPVGVAVAAR from the coding sequence ATGACGACGACGAAGGCCATGGCCTGGGTGGGTGGCGTCCTGTACGTGCTCGTGCCCGGACTGCTCGTGGGGAGCGCGCCGAGGGCTTCGGGCGCCTTCCACGCCATCGGATCGCTGCTCGCCGCGAGCCTGCTCGTCGGCGTGGTCCGCCGGAGCCCGGTGGTCGCGCTGGCCATGACCTGCCTCGGAGCTACCGCCGCAGTGGTCTTGCCCGACTCCTCCCGAACGGTCCAGGAGGGCTCCTTCCAGGGCGAGTTCCTTTCGTTCCTCGCGACGGATCTCGTTCTGGGTCTGATCGTGGCCACCCGCGGGCGACATGTGTCGATCACTGCCGCGACCGGCACCTTCCTCGTTCAGCTCCTCGTGATCGGTGGCTTCTCGAACGGGAACACACTGGCCGTCAACGGGGCGATCGCCCTCCTCGCCCTCCTCGCGTCCTGCATGGCGGGCCTGTTGGTCCGCGAGCGGCGGGAGCACGCGACGGCGCTCCGATCGCAGGAGGTGGCGGAGGCGGTGACCGCCGAACGCCTGCGGATCGCCCGGGAACTGCACGACATGGTCGCGCACAGCATCGGCATCATCGCCATCCAGGCCGGGGTGGGATCCCGCGTCATCCGGACCCAACCGGAAGAGGCCGCCGAAGCGTTGCGAGCCGTCGAAACCACCAGCAGGGAAACCCTGTCGGGCCTTCGGCGCACCCTGGTGGCACTGCGCCGGACCGACCCGGGTGCGGCCGGCTCGGGCCCGACACCCCTCGGACCCGCCCCGGGCCTGGACGACCTGGACAGGCTGGCCGAGGCCACCGCGGACGCGGGAGTCCGCGTCGACCTGCGACGCACCGGGCTGCGGCGCCCACTGCCGACGGACATCGACCTGTCGGCCTACCGTATCGTCCAGGAGGCGTTGACCAACGTGGTCCGCCATGCGGGCACCGGGCAGTGCAGGGTGAGCATCGATCACGGGGAAGAGGAACTGTCGGTGGAGGTCGTCGACGACGGGCGGGGCGCCACCGCGACCGGCCCGGGCCACGGTTTCGGCATCGTCGGCATGCGGGAACGAGTCGCCCTCCTGCACGGCCGGCTCAGCGTCGGCCCCCGCCCCGAGGGCGGCTTCCGGGTGGCGGCCCGACTGCCCCTGCCCGAACCCGTGGGCGTTGCGGTGGCGGCCCGATGA